A window from Sulfuricurvum sp. encodes these proteins:
- the lolA gene encoding LolA-like outer membrane lipoprotein chaperone: protein MRFFPLFFLLTLTVFASPKELNSFNAKFVQTIIDDNGKKIIYHGELWADKPQNALWVYQKPIQKSVYINGQKITVIEPQIEQVTIRSLDDEIDFLQIIQKAKKIDENRYSATVKGQTYSVVFKNDLLTSISYKDGYDNSVAIVFNNPVQNKPIESGRFKPVIPADFDILRDR from the coding sequence GTGCGTTTTTTTCCCCTGTTTTTTTTACTTACACTAACCGTTTTTGCTTCGCCGAAAGAACTGAACTCGTTTAACGCTAAATTTGTCCAGACCATTATCGATGACAACGGGAAAAAAATAATCTACCATGGTGAGCTGTGGGCAGACAAACCGCAAAACGCATTATGGGTTTATCAAAAACCGATCCAAAAAAGTGTTTATATTAACGGTCAAAAAATCACCGTTATTGAACCGCAAATCGAACAAGTGACAATTCGCAGTCTCGATGACGAAATCGATTTTTTACAAATTATCCAAAAAGCAAAAAAGATAGATGAAAACCGATACTCCGCAACCGTCAAAGGACAGACGTATAGCGTTGTATTCAAAAATGATCTGCTTACCTCTATCAGTTATAAAGACGGGTATGACAACAGTGTTGCAATTGTGTTTAATAACCCGGTTCAGAACAAACCGATCGAATCCGGCCGATTCAAACCGGTCATACCTGCAGATTTTGATATTCTCAGAGATCGCTAA
- a CDS encoding cation diffusion facilitator family transporter, with protein sequence MDHHHHHHHDSDISGGKLLFSVLLNVVITAAQFIGGILSGSLALLSDALHNFSDVMSLIISYYAHRLSHRPQNIRQTFGFKRAEILAALFNASVLIAVSLYLIIESIHRFLAPQAIDSTWVMALAALGIAVNGLSAWLLHRDAGHNLNIRSAYLHLMGDLMTSFAVLAGGAMIYFYGWYWIDPLLSLLISFYLIRSSYGIVRESGSMLMQFSPEHISVDAIVEKVRMFNTIESIHHIHLWQLDDETVFLEARLNFCEDLTLSATNSILHDLTHALEEIGINHTTFQCEIGKEGREQVLERCIHH encoded by the coding sequence ATGGACCATCATCATCACCATCATCACGACAGTGATATCAGTGGAGGCAAACTCCTTTTTAGTGTACTGCTTAACGTAGTAATCACCGCAGCACAATTTATCGGGGGGATACTATCGGGTTCATTGGCACTTCTCAGTGATGCCCTGCATAACTTTAGCGATGTGATGAGTCTCATCATCAGCTATTATGCCCACCGCTTGTCGCATCGTCCCCAAAATATCCGTCAAACATTCGGATTTAAACGTGCCGAAATCCTTGCAGCGTTGTTTAATGCTTCGGTTCTGATCGCGGTATCACTCTATCTGATTATCGAATCCATTCACCGATTTTTAGCTCCGCAGGCAATCGATTCGACATGGGTCATGGCACTGGCTGCATTGGGGATTGCCGTGAACGGTCTCTCTGCATGGTTGTTGCACCGGGATGCCGGTCATAACCTAAACATCCGGTCCGCTTATTTGCATTTGATGGGAGATCTGATGACGTCGTTTGCCGTATTGGCTGGCGGAGCGATGATCTACTTTTACGGATGGTATTGGATAGATCCTCTTTTATCCTTACTCATCTCATTTTATCTCATCCGCTCCTCGTATGGAATCGTTCGTGAATCAGGCAGTATGTTGATGCAGTTTTCACCGGAACATATTTCTGTAGATGCGATTGTAGAAAAAGTCAGAATGTTCAACACGATTGAAAGCATTCACCATATTCATTTATGGCAGTTGGACGATGAAACAGTATTCCTCGAAGCTCGTCTCAACTTTTGCGAAGACTTGACGCTGAGTGCAACCAATAGCATACTGCATGATCTCACACATGCTCTCGAAGAGATAGGGATCAACCATACAACGTTTCAATGTGAGATCGGTAAAGAGGGGCGGGAACAGGTATTAGAGCGATGCATACACCATTAA
- a CDS encoding EF-hand domain-containing protein produces the protein MTVSSNYSNAYSSYTSSAISSSQQSNKPSFEDLAKELLTSMDTNNNGSIDSAEFSAAAQALAATSSSSDSSSSSSSTASNSSVTDAFNALDTNSDGTLSTDELMAALQNTKPKGHEGGMPPPPPPSDSSSTASSTSSSSEIFDAMDTNQDGNVSVDELLAALGNSKTDSSTKNGTSSATDSSTASSTTQSSTSSQKLSDLMLKNILSYYGNNASSTDTTSLLSISA, from the coding sequence ATGACCGTTAGTTCCAACTACAGCAATGCGTATTCGTCTTACACTTCTTCCGCAATATCCTCTTCTCAACAATCGAACAAACCGAGTTTTGAGGATTTGGCAAAAGAGTTACTGACTTCGATGGACACCAATAACAACGGATCGATCGATTCAGCCGAATTTAGTGCGGCGGCACAAGCGCTTGCAGCCACTTCAAGCAGCAGCGACAGTTCTTCAAGCAGCAGTTCTACTGCAAGCAATTCATCCGTCACAGATGCTTTTAACGCACTCGACACCAATAGTGACGGCACTTTGAGCACCGATGAACTCATGGCCGCACTACAAAATACAAAGCCTAAAGGGCACGAAGGCGGTATGCCGCCACCTCCGCCACCGAGCGATTCATCCTCAACTGCATCGAGCACTTCAAGCAGCAGTGAGATTTTTGATGCAATGGATACAAATCAAGATGGAAACGTCAGTGTTGATGAATTACTGGCTGCATTAGGAAATTCAAAAACAGATTCGTCCACTAAAAATGGCACATCTTCTGCAACGGATTCTTCTACTGCGTCATCAACGACTCAATCCAGTACTTCATCTCAAAAATTGAGTGATCTTATGCTCAAAAACATTCTCTCCTACTACGGTAATAATGCCTCTTCAACCGATACAACTTCGCTTCTAAGTATCAGTGCGTAA
- a CDS encoding mechanosensitive ion channel family protein, whose translation MNDILQKWSQWIGLYPLIVKLSVVLLAFFMIMGMVYILKSRINTLVDESTTRYRMRKAVTLIAYLIFTVIVIATFKKDMSGFAVAIGVIAGGIAFALQEVIISIAGWLAITFSSFYRVGDRIKIGSIYGDVIDIGILRTTLMECGAWVNSDLYNGRIVRVTNSFIFKDPVYNYSGEFPFLWDEIILPIRYGSSVEYTRLTLMNIANDVVGDFTESVRESWHNLSKLYAVEYATIEPMVTIAATDNWIEFTLRYVVDFKKRRSTRDQLFTRFLVEAEKSEGKIQMASQTSEIVSFPKLHIHSENIPENTKI comes from the coding sequence ATGAATGACATTCTGCAAAAATGGAGTCAGTGGATAGGGCTTTATCCTTTGATTGTAAAATTATCCGTTGTATTACTTGCTTTTTTCATGATTATGGGTATGGTTTATATTCTCAAATCCCGTATTAACACGTTAGTCGACGAAAGTACAACACGGTATCGAATGCGAAAAGCCGTTACCCTTATCGCTTATTTGATTTTTACAGTGATTGTCATTGCAACCTTTAAAAAGGATATGAGTGGATTTGCAGTAGCGATTGGGGTGATTGCAGGGGGGATAGCGTTTGCCCTTCAAGAAGTGATCATCAGTATTGCAGGATGGCTCGCGATTACCTTTTCATCTTTTTATCGTGTCGGAGACCGGATTAAAATCGGATCCATTTACGGCGATGTCATTGACATAGGGATTTTGCGTACTACGCTAATGGAGTGCGGAGCATGGGTCAATAGTGATCTGTACAACGGAAGGATCGTTCGGGTAACGAACAGTTTTATTTTCAAGGACCCTGTCTATAATTATTCGGGAGAGTTTCCTTTTTTATGGGATGAAATTATACTTCCGATTCGATACGGAAGTTCTGTTGAATACACGCGACTTACATTAATGAATATCGCCAACGATGTTGTCGGTGATTTTACAGAGTCCGTTCGTGAAAGTTGGCATAACTTATCAAAACTTTATGCAGTTGAATATGCGACAATCGAGCCGATGGTAACGATTGCGGCTACCGATAACTGGATTGAATTCACGTTACGTTATGTAGTCGATTTCAAAAAACGACGTTCTACCCGAGATCAGCTATTTACCCGTTTTTTAGTGGAAGCAGAAAAAAGCGAAGGAAAAATACAAATGGCATCGCAAACGTCTGAAATTGTCTCATTTCCAAAGCTTCATATTCATTCAGAGAACATTCCGGAGAATACTAAAATTTGA
- the nhaD gene encoding sodium:proton antiporter NhaD, translating to MTSDMQLDGIDLSVHPFGWMLLLIFIIGYYFIAMEEKYHIDKAKPALFMGTFLYILIGGYYAVFGLDFEAFHYEITHLVYEIAQIFFFLYVAMTFVEALIERGVFNALKGKLIAKGYSYRQLFWITGVLAFFISPIADNLTTALILSTVLITIEKENKAFLVPSAINVVVASNAGGAWSPFGDITTLMAWTAQKGEFSDFLYLFPASFLGWLVTAYLLYRYIPNEDPNKEGDTKTAESIEILKGGKVIIVIGIATIAMSVISKQVMHLPPMWGMLFGLSILQLYTYTLKRRHKQDVNIFKSISRIENNTLLFFFGILAAVGALYFAGFLEYISKLYDVIDPTLVNIGVGFVSAIIDNVPVMSAVLKANPQIDYTQWMLLTLTAGVGGSLISFGSAAGVGVMGRMHGIYTFSSHMKLAWTVLIGYTVSIGIWYLQFIVLGFN from the coding sequence ATGACATCGGATATGCAGTTAGACGGCATTGATCTTTCAGTCCATCCTTTCGGATGGATGCTGCTGCTTATTTTCATCATCGGATATTACTTCATTGCGATGGAAGAAAAATATCACATAGATAAGGCTAAGCCCGCACTCTTTATGGGGACCTTTCTCTATATCCTCATCGGAGGATATTATGCGGTTTTCGGTTTGGATTTTGAGGCTTTTCACTATGAGATAACCCATCTTGTTTATGAAATCGCGCAGATTTTCTTTTTCTTGTACGTCGCAATGACGTTTGTTGAAGCGTTGATTGAGAGAGGTGTTTTCAATGCCCTCAAAGGAAAACTGATCGCAAAAGGGTACAGTTACCGTCAATTGTTTTGGATTACGGGTGTTCTTGCTTTCTTCATCTCTCCGATTGCCGACAACCTGACGACAGCTTTGATCCTCTCAACCGTATTGATCACGATTGAAAAAGAAAATAAGGCCTTTTTAGTCCCCAGTGCGATTAATGTCGTTGTGGCATCGAATGCCGGAGGTGCATGGAGTCCGTTTGGAGACATTACGACTCTTATGGCGTGGACGGCACAAAAAGGGGAATTCAGTGATTTTCTCTATCTTTTTCCGGCTTCGTTTTTGGGCTGGCTTGTAACGGCTTATCTTCTTTACCGCTATATTCCTAACGAAGACCCGAATAAAGAGGGTGATACTAAAACGGCTGAAAGCATTGAAATCCTCAAAGGGGGAAAGGTCATTATAGTCATCGGAATTGCAACGATTGCAATGTCGGTCATCTCTAAACAGGTAATGCATCTTCCTCCGATGTGGGGAATGCTTTTTGGTCTTTCCATTTTACAATTGTATACGTACACGTTAAAACGTCGGCACAAACAAGATGTCAATATCTTTAAATCGATCAGCAGAATCGAGAACAATACGCTTCTCTTTTTCTTTGGGATATTGGCTGCCGTCGGAGCACTCTATTTCGCAGGATTTTTGGAATACATTAGCAAACTCTATGATGTTATCGATCCCACCCTCGTCAATATCGGAGTCGGGTTTGTTTCAGCTATTATCGATAACGTTCCGGTCATGTCAGCGGTATTGAAAGCTAACCCTCAGATCGACTATACCCAATGGATGCTTTTGACGCTGACAGCAGGTGTCGGAGGATCGCTTATCAGTTTCGGAAGTGCCGCAGGCGTAGGGGTGATGGGACGGATGCACGGAATTTATACGTTTTCATCCCACATGAAATTGGCTTGGACGGTATTAATCGGGTATACTGTTTCGATTGGAATATGGTATCTTCAATTTATCGTTTTAGGGTTCAATTAA
- the proB gene encoding glutamate 5-kinase: protein MKRIVIKVGSGVLTENNTIAKERMLNLVALVAKLQERFEIILVTSGAVASGYTALKLNRKEQISKKVLASLGQPILMSSYKRKFEKHNVTISQILLTEEDFDSRKRTAIFTEIIDTLLTHKILPIVNENDISTTPEQVFGDNDQLSAHVAHYMDADLLVILSDINGYYDKNPSEYPDATILKEVNSISSEALNAEHSPNNAFATGGIVTKLMAAQFLLERGRKMFLCSGYDLSDIESYLLDGVHRRGTLFISASR from the coding sequence ATGAAACGTATCGTAATTAAAGTCGGAAGCGGTGTTTTGACGGAGAACAACACCATTGCAAAAGAAAGAATGCTCAATCTGGTCGCTCTCGTAGCCAAGCTTCAAGAACGCTTTGAGATCATTTTGGTCACTTCGGGAGCAGTCGCTTCAGGATATACGGCATTAAAGCTCAACCGAAAAGAACAAATCAGTAAAAAAGTACTAGCTTCTTTGGGACAACCGATTTTGATGAGCAGTTATAAACGTAAATTTGAAAAACACAACGTAACAATTTCACAGATTCTCCTCACCGAAGAGGATTTCGACTCACGAAAGAGAACTGCCATTTTTACAGAAATCATCGACACACTTTTGACCCACAAGATCCTCCCTATCGTCAACGAAAATGATATTTCCACCACACCCGAACAGGTATTCGGTGACAATGACCAGCTCTCCGCCCATGTCGCCCACTATATGGATGCCGATTTACTTGTAATATTAAGTGATATAAACGGTTATTATGACAAAAATCCCTCTGAATACCCTGATGCCACCATCCTAAAAGAGGTCAATTCCATCTCATCTGAAGCATTGAATGCCGAACACTCCCCGAACAATGCATTTGCAACCGGAGGAATCGTTACAAAATTAATGGCGGCACAGTTCCTTTTGGAGCGCGGACGAAAGATGTTTTTATGCAGCGGATATGATTTAAGCGATATCGAAAGCTATCTTCTAGACGGTGTTCATAGAAGAGGTACCCTTTTCATTTCCGCATCGCGATAA